In one window of Canis lupus baileyi chromosome 10, mCanLup2.hap1, whole genome shotgun sequence DNA:
- the FAM221B gene encoding protein FAM221B isoform X4: MEADKVTEEPHTTMDAEEHPSSKDPSAEDLQDLPNPETPLELSISETALEPLTSETPLETSIPETPLETHTSESHMAPSTSQAPLETHTSETPLEPSISETPLEPDNFESHMAPSTSLAHLETHTSETPLKTSISETPLEPDSSESHVVPSTSQAPLETHTFKPLLEPFIPETSVGYSEIPLETPIPEALLDTHIFKVPKKHLSLHTSSQDHVPLSSPDTLKEDLSEYSSSEASWTRRAIQISEILQKHSLSSPSDPVHLDTSAKEKEEEGEDMEQVDATDSTAHTAQPGYQLGKKKGKKGVSHYTVHPVVPAKQVELVEVAKAMHRDKFCAQVNHLFQWDKNAALNAIQTGLYIGWRCPHYIWDCFRIGDESKCFCGHLLREHQIISEEVGEFWLKRRATFDPKAWRAQCRCKHSHEDHAATGSHPCRIKGCCCNCFESNFLCAACDRRWEEHETFFETEETRRRGGRPHGTDTVNTWRRPL; this comes from the exons ATGGAAGCAGACAAGGTCACAGAAGAGCCTCATACCACCATGGATGCAGAAGAGCACCCCTCTTCAAAGGACCCCTCTGCTGAGGACTTACAGGATCTCCCCAACCCTGAAACACCTTTGGAGCTTTCCATCTCTGAGACCGCTTTAGAGCCCCTTACCTCTGAAACCCCTTTGGAGACTTCCATCCCTGAGACTCCCTTAGAGACCCACACCTCTGAATCTCATATGGCACCATCCACTTCCCAGGCCCCTTTAGAGACCCACACCTCTGAAACTCCTTTGGAACCTTCCATCTCTGAGACCCCCTTAGAGCCTGACAACTTTGAATCTCATATGGCACCATCCACTTCTCTGGCCCATTTAGAGACCCATACCTCTGAAACCCCTTTGAAGACTTCCATCTCTGAGACCCCCTTAGAGCCTGACAGCTCTGAATCTCATGTGGTACCATCTACTTCGCAAGCCCCTTTAGAGACCCACACCTTTAAACCCCTTTTGGAGCCTTTCATCCCTGAGACCTCTGTAGGATACTCTGAGATCCCTTTGGAAACCCCCATCCCCGAGGCCCTGTTGGACACACACATCTTTAAGGTCCCAAAGAAACACCTTTCTTTGCATACCTCATCACAAGACCATGTCCCTTTGTCTTCCCCTGATACTCTGAAGGAAGACCTCTCTGAGTATTCTTCCAGTGAGGCCTCGTGGACAAGGAGGGCCATCCAAATCTCTGAGATCCTTCAAAAGCACTCCCTTTCAAGCCCTTCAGATCCAGTCCACCTGGATACATctgcaaaggaaaaggaagaggaaggagaggacatGGAGCAGGTGGATGCCACTGACAGCACCGCACACACCGCTCAGCCTGGATACCAGCTGGgcaagaagaaggggaagaaaggagtTAGCC ATTATACAGTCCACCCAGTGGTCCCTGCTAAGCAGGTAGAGCTGGTAGAAGTGGCTAAGGCAATGCACAGAGACAAGTTTTGTGCTCAGGTGAATCATCTTTTCCAATGGGACAAGAATGCAGCCCTGAATGCCATCCAGACAG GTCTCTACATCGGCTGGCGCTGTCCCCATTATATATGGGACTGTTTCCGGATTGGAGATGAGTCCAAATGCTTTTGTGGACACTTGTTGAGAGAACACCAGATCATCTCAG AGGAGGTGGGTGAGTTCTGGCTCAAAAGACGAGCTACCTTTGACCCCAAGGCCTGGAGGGCCCAATGTCGTTGCAAACACAGTCATGAAGACCACGCAGCTACGGGGTCCCATCCCTGCAGGATAAAAG GTTGTTGCTGTAACTGCTTTGAGTCTAATTTCCTCTGTGCGGCCTGTGACCGGCGCTGGGAGGAACATGAGACTTTCTTTGAGACTGAGGAGACCCGGCGACGAGGAGGAAGGCCTCATG gGACAGACACTGTCAACACTTGGCGCAGGCCTCTATGA
- the FAM221B gene encoding protein FAM221B isoform X3: protein MEADKVTEEPHTTMDAEEHPSSKDPSAEDLQDLPNPETPLELSISETALEPLTSETPLETSIPETPLETHTSESHMAPSTSQAPLETHTSETPLEPSISETPLEPDNFESHMAPSTSLAHLETHTSETPLKTSISETPLEPDSSESHVVPSTSQAPLETHTFKPLLEPFIPETSVGYSEIPLETPIPEALLDTHIFKVPKKHLSLHTSSQDHVPLSSPDTLKEDLSEYSSSEASWTRRAIQISEILQKHSLSSPSDPVHLDTSAKEKEEEGEDMEQVDATDSTAHTAQPGYQLGKKKGKKGVSHYTVHPVVPAKQVELVEVAKAMHRDKFCAQVNHLFQWDKNAALNAIQTGLYIGWRCPHYIWDCFRIGDESKCFCGHLLREHQIISDISVPCNVGQCRCLMFCFIPSRPEEVGEFWLKRRATFDPKAWRAQCRCKHSHEDHAATGSHPCRIKGCCCNCFESNFLCAACDRRWEEHETFFETEETRRRGGRPHGTDTVNTWRRPL, encoded by the exons ATGGAAGCAGACAAGGTCACAGAAGAGCCTCATACCACCATGGATGCAGAAGAGCACCCCTCTTCAAAGGACCCCTCTGCTGAGGACTTACAGGATCTCCCCAACCCTGAAACACCTTTGGAGCTTTCCATCTCTGAGACCGCTTTAGAGCCCCTTACCTCTGAAACCCCTTTGGAGACTTCCATCCCTGAGACTCCCTTAGAGACCCACACCTCTGAATCTCATATGGCACCATCCACTTCCCAGGCCCCTTTAGAGACCCACACCTCTGAAACTCCTTTGGAACCTTCCATCTCTGAGACCCCCTTAGAGCCTGACAACTTTGAATCTCATATGGCACCATCCACTTCTCTGGCCCATTTAGAGACCCATACCTCTGAAACCCCTTTGAAGACTTCCATCTCTGAGACCCCCTTAGAGCCTGACAGCTCTGAATCTCATGTGGTACCATCTACTTCGCAAGCCCCTTTAGAGACCCACACCTTTAAACCCCTTTTGGAGCCTTTCATCCCTGAGACCTCTGTAGGATACTCTGAGATCCCTTTGGAAACCCCCATCCCCGAGGCCCTGTTGGACACACACATCTTTAAGGTCCCAAAGAAACACCTTTCTTTGCATACCTCATCACAAGACCATGTCCCTTTGTCTTCCCCTGATACTCTGAAGGAAGACCTCTCTGAGTATTCTTCCAGTGAGGCCTCGTGGACAAGGAGGGCCATCCAAATCTCTGAGATCCTTCAAAAGCACTCCCTTTCAAGCCCTTCAGATCCAGTCCACCTGGATACATctgcaaaggaaaaggaagaggaaggagaggacatGGAGCAGGTGGATGCCACTGACAGCACCGCACACACCGCTCAGCCTGGATACCAGCTGGgcaagaagaaggggaagaaaggagtTAGCC ATTATACAGTCCACCCAGTGGTCCCTGCTAAGCAGGTAGAGCTGGTAGAAGTGGCTAAGGCAATGCACAGAGACAAGTTTTGTGCTCAGGTGAATCATCTTTTCCAATGGGACAAGAATGCAGCCCTGAATGCCATCCAGACAG GTCTCTACATCGGCTGGCGCTGTCCCCATTATATATGGGACTGTTTCCGGATTGGAGATGAGTCCAAATGCTTTTGTGGACACTTGTTGAGAGAACACCAGATCATCTCAG ACATATCCGTGCCCTGCAATGTAGGCCAGTGCCGCTGCCTCATGTTCTGCTTTATCCCTTCTCGCCCAGAGGAGGTGGGTGAGTTCTGGCTCAAAAGACGAGCTACCTTTGACCCCAAGGCCTGGAGGGCCCAATGTCGTTGCAAACACAGTCATGAAGACCACGCAGCTACGGGGTCCCATCCCTGCAGGATAAAAG GTTGTTGCTGTAACTGCTTTGAGTCTAATTTCCTCTGTGCGGCCTGTGACCGGCGCTGGGAGGAACATGAGACTTTCTTTGAGACTGAGGAGACCCGGCGACGAGGAGGAAGGCCTCATG gGACAGACACTGTCAACACTTGGCGCAGGCCTCTATGA
- the FAM221B gene encoding protein FAM221B isoform X1, translated as MEADKVTEEPHTTMDAEEHPSSKDPSAEDLQDLPNPETPLELSISETALEPLTSETPLETSIPETPLETHTSESHMAPSTSQAPLETHTSETPLEPSISETPLEPDNFESHMAPSTSLAHLETHTSETPLKTSISETPLEPDSSESHVVPSTSQAPLETHTFKPLLEPFIPETSVGYSEIPLETPIPEALLDTHIFKVPKKHLSLHTSSQDHVPLSSPDTLKEDLSEYSSSEASWTRRAIQISEILQKHSLSSPSDPVHLDTSAKEKEEEGEDMEQVDATDSTAHTAQPGYQLGKKKGKKGVSHYTVHPVVPAKQVELVEVAKAMHRDKFCAQVNHLFQWDKNAALNAIQTGLYIGWRCPHYIWDCFRIGDESKCFCGHLLREHQIISDISVPCNVGQCRCLMFCFIPSRPEEVGEFWLKRRATFDPKAWRAQCRCKHSHEDHAATGSHPCRIKGCCCNCFESNFLCAACDRRWEEHETFFETEETRRRGGRPHGADYVPFAEMPTLQEAIVSNSDSEALQNQGPSGRPGSHPRPPGFPGPHSLWPGPMSGPHT; from the exons ATGGAAGCAGACAAGGTCACAGAAGAGCCTCATACCACCATGGATGCAGAAGAGCACCCCTCTTCAAAGGACCCCTCTGCTGAGGACTTACAGGATCTCCCCAACCCTGAAACACCTTTGGAGCTTTCCATCTCTGAGACCGCTTTAGAGCCCCTTACCTCTGAAACCCCTTTGGAGACTTCCATCCCTGAGACTCCCTTAGAGACCCACACCTCTGAATCTCATATGGCACCATCCACTTCCCAGGCCCCTTTAGAGACCCACACCTCTGAAACTCCTTTGGAACCTTCCATCTCTGAGACCCCCTTAGAGCCTGACAACTTTGAATCTCATATGGCACCATCCACTTCTCTGGCCCATTTAGAGACCCATACCTCTGAAACCCCTTTGAAGACTTCCATCTCTGAGACCCCCTTAGAGCCTGACAGCTCTGAATCTCATGTGGTACCATCTACTTCGCAAGCCCCTTTAGAGACCCACACCTTTAAACCCCTTTTGGAGCCTTTCATCCCTGAGACCTCTGTAGGATACTCTGAGATCCCTTTGGAAACCCCCATCCCCGAGGCCCTGTTGGACACACACATCTTTAAGGTCCCAAAGAAACACCTTTCTTTGCATACCTCATCACAAGACCATGTCCCTTTGTCTTCCCCTGATACTCTGAAGGAAGACCTCTCTGAGTATTCTTCCAGTGAGGCCTCGTGGACAAGGAGGGCCATCCAAATCTCTGAGATCCTTCAAAAGCACTCCCTTTCAAGCCCTTCAGATCCAGTCCACCTGGATACATctgcaaaggaaaaggaagaggaaggagaggacatGGAGCAGGTGGATGCCACTGACAGCACCGCACACACCGCTCAGCCTGGATACCAGCTGGgcaagaagaaggggaagaaaggagtTAGCC ATTATACAGTCCACCCAGTGGTCCCTGCTAAGCAGGTAGAGCTGGTAGAAGTGGCTAAGGCAATGCACAGAGACAAGTTTTGTGCTCAGGTGAATCATCTTTTCCAATGGGACAAGAATGCAGCCCTGAATGCCATCCAGACAG GTCTCTACATCGGCTGGCGCTGTCCCCATTATATATGGGACTGTTTCCGGATTGGAGATGAGTCCAAATGCTTTTGTGGACACTTGTTGAGAGAACACCAGATCATCTCAG ACATATCCGTGCCCTGCAATGTAGGCCAGTGCCGCTGCCTCATGTTCTGCTTTATCCCTTCTCGCCCAGAGGAGGTGGGTGAGTTCTGGCTCAAAAGACGAGCTACCTTTGACCCCAAGGCCTGGAGGGCCCAATGTCGTTGCAAACACAGTCATGAAGACCACGCAGCTACGGGGTCCCATCCCTGCAGGATAAAAG GTTGTTGCTGTAACTGCTTTGAGTCTAATTTCCTCTGTGCGGCCTGTGACCGGCGCTGGGAGGAACATGAGACTTTCTTTGAGACTGAGGAGACCCGGCGACGAGGAGGAAGGCCTCATG GAGCAGATTACGTGCCTTTTGCAGAGATGCCTACCCTCCAAGAAGCCATCGTCAGCAACTCTGACTCTGAGGCTCTACAAAATCAGGGGCCCTCTGGCCGTCCTGGCTCCCACCCCAGACCCCCTGGGTTTCCTGGCCCACATAGCCTCTGGCCTGGCCCTATGTCTGGCCCCCATACCTGA
- the FAM221B gene encoding protein FAM221B isoform X2 has translation MEADKVTEEPHTTMDAEEHPSSKDPSAEDLQDLPNPETPLELSISETALEPLTSETPLETSIPETPLETHTSESHMAPSTSQAPLETHTSETPLEPSISETPLEPDNFESHMAPSTSLAHLETHTSETPLKTSISETPLEPDSSESHVVPSTSQAPLETHTFKPLLEPFIPETSVGYSEIPLETPIPEALLDTHIFKVPKKHLSLHTSSQDHVPLSSPDTLKEDLSEYSSSEASWTRRAIQISEILQKHSLSSPSDPVHLDTSAKEKEEEGEDMEQVDATDSTAHTAQPGYQLGKKKGKKGVSHYTVHPVVPAKQVELVEVAKAMHRDKFCAQVNHLFQWDKNAALNAIQTGLYIGWRCPHYIWDCFRIGDESKCFCGHLLREHQIISEEVGEFWLKRRATFDPKAWRAQCRCKHSHEDHAATGSHPCRIKGCCCNCFESNFLCAACDRRWEEHETFFETEETRRRGGRPHGADYVPFAEMPTLQEAIVSNSDSEALQNQGPSGRPGSHPRPPGFPGPHSLWPGPMSGPHT, from the exons ATGGAAGCAGACAAGGTCACAGAAGAGCCTCATACCACCATGGATGCAGAAGAGCACCCCTCTTCAAAGGACCCCTCTGCTGAGGACTTACAGGATCTCCCCAACCCTGAAACACCTTTGGAGCTTTCCATCTCTGAGACCGCTTTAGAGCCCCTTACCTCTGAAACCCCTTTGGAGACTTCCATCCCTGAGACTCCCTTAGAGACCCACACCTCTGAATCTCATATGGCACCATCCACTTCCCAGGCCCCTTTAGAGACCCACACCTCTGAAACTCCTTTGGAACCTTCCATCTCTGAGACCCCCTTAGAGCCTGACAACTTTGAATCTCATATGGCACCATCCACTTCTCTGGCCCATTTAGAGACCCATACCTCTGAAACCCCTTTGAAGACTTCCATCTCTGAGACCCCCTTAGAGCCTGACAGCTCTGAATCTCATGTGGTACCATCTACTTCGCAAGCCCCTTTAGAGACCCACACCTTTAAACCCCTTTTGGAGCCTTTCATCCCTGAGACCTCTGTAGGATACTCTGAGATCCCTTTGGAAACCCCCATCCCCGAGGCCCTGTTGGACACACACATCTTTAAGGTCCCAAAGAAACACCTTTCTTTGCATACCTCATCACAAGACCATGTCCCTTTGTCTTCCCCTGATACTCTGAAGGAAGACCTCTCTGAGTATTCTTCCAGTGAGGCCTCGTGGACAAGGAGGGCCATCCAAATCTCTGAGATCCTTCAAAAGCACTCCCTTTCAAGCCCTTCAGATCCAGTCCACCTGGATACATctgcaaaggaaaaggaagaggaaggagaggacatGGAGCAGGTGGATGCCACTGACAGCACCGCACACACCGCTCAGCCTGGATACCAGCTGGgcaagaagaaggggaagaaaggagtTAGCC ATTATACAGTCCACCCAGTGGTCCCTGCTAAGCAGGTAGAGCTGGTAGAAGTGGCTAAGGCAATGCACAGAGACAAGTTTTGTGCTCAGGTGAATCATCTTTTCCAATGGGACAAGAATGCAGCCCTGAATGCCATCCAGACAG GTCTCTACATCGGCTGGCGCTGTCCCCATTATATATGGGACTGTTTCCGGATTGGAGATGAGTCCAAATGCTTTTGTGGACACTTGTTGAGAGAACACCAGATCATCTCAG AGGAGGTGGGTGAGTTCTGGCTCAAAAGACGAGCTACCTTTGACCCCAAGGCCTGGAGGGCCCAATGTCGTTGCAAACACAGTCATGAAGACCACGCAGCTACGGGGTCCCATCCCTGCAGGATAAAAG GTTGTTGCTGTAACTGCTTTGAGTCTAATTTCCTCTGTGCGGCCTGTGACCGGCGCTGGGAGGAACATGAGACTTTCTTTGAGACTGAGGAGACCCGGCGACGAGGAGGAAGGCCTCATG GAGCAGATTACGTGCCTTTTGCAGAGATGCCTACCCTCCAAGAAGCCATCGTCAGCAACTCTGACTCTGAGGCTCTACAAAATCAGGGGCCCTCTGGCCGTCCTGGCTCCCACCCCAGACCCCCTGGGTTTCCTGGCCCACATAGCCTCTGGCCTGGCCCTATGTCTGGCCCCCATACCTGA